The Alphaproteobacteria bacterium genome contains a region encoding:
- a CDS encoding radical SAM protein: protein MNARFAPAPRHPDLHLFESGGAPHLFLPNGSRIFEIDEDVVSALETALHEGGATVPDLLARFGLAAPPFVTDEVPESFATRALSLAISQKCNLGCTYCYADGGSFGEAPRNMPHDIALAAVDGLLRDAGRGERYTVAFLGGEPLANRAALRAAVERANHWAERSGAHVGFSVTTNATLVTAEDAAFFDKFGFAVTVSLDGVGDVHDRQRPFKGGRGSFQRIVERLGPLLAMRRAQVTARVTVTRENLSLHETLDGLLGLGFYGVGFSPMLKSPSGKGEMAAAELGRLLEEMIACGHECERRLLAGGHYGFLNLLTALQEIHRGTHRPYPCGAGAGYVAASADGGLYACHRFVGDDIAAMGTVAGGVDAGRQSDWLVARHVHKQEPCRTCWARYLCGGGCHHEVIGRGRVACDYIRGWLQYCLQAYVRLLEARPDMFPPGNSFRDADALPADAVTSQP, encoded by the coding sequence ATGAACGCGCGGTTCGCTCCGGCGCCGCGTCATCCCGATCTGCACCTGTTCGAGTCGGGAGGAGCGCCGCATCTGTTCCTGCCGAACGGAAGTCGCATTTTCGAGATCGACGAAGATGTGGTCAGCGCGCTCGAGACCGCGCTACACGAGGGCGGCGCGACCGTTCCGGACTTGCTTGCCCGGTTTGGCCTCGCAGCGCCGCCCTTCGTGACGGACGAGGTGCCGGAGTCGTTTGCCACCCGCGCGCTCTCGCTCGCCATTTCGCAGAAATGCAATCTCGGTTGCACGTATTGTTATGCCGATGGAGGGTCGTTCGGCGAAGCGCCGCGCAACATGCCGCATGATATTGCGCTCGCCGCCGTCGACGGGCTGTTGCGCGATGCGGGGCGGGGCGAACGCTACACGGTCGCGTTCCTCGGCGGAGAGCCGCTGGCGAACCGCGCGGCGCTCCGTGCCGCCGTGGAACGCGCCAACCACTGGGCTGAACGCAGCGGCGCTCACGTCGGCTTTTCGGTCACCACCAACGCTACGCTGGTCACCGCCGAAGATGCGGCGTTCTTCGACAAGTTCGGCTTCGCCGTTACCGTCAGCCTTGATGGCGTCGGCGACGTGCATGACAGGCAACGGCCGTTCAAGGGTGGCCGCGGCAGCTTCCAGCGCATTGTGGAGCGGCTCGGTCCCCTGCTCGCGATGCGGCGCGCGCAGGTGACCGCCCGCGTCACTGTTACGCGCGAGAACCTCTCCTTGCACGAGACTCTCGACGGGCTTCTGGGCCTCGGATTCTATGGTGTCGGTTTTTCGCCGATGCTCAAGTCACCCAGCGGCAAGGGCGAAATGGCGGCGGCCGAACTTGGCCGGCTGCTCGAGGAGATGATCGCCTGCGGCCACGAATGCGAGCGGCGGCTCTTGGCCGGGGGCCACTATGGTTTTCTCAATCTGCTGACCGCGCTGCAGGAGATTCACCGCGGAACACATCGGCCGTATCCATGCGGCGCGGGGGCGGGCTATGTCGCCGCATCCGCGGACGGTGGGCTTTATGCCTGCCATCGTTTCGTTGGCGACGACATTGCCGCGATGGGTACCGTCGCCGGCGGCGTCGATGCCGGGCGCCAATCCGACTGGCTCGTTGCGCGACATGTGCACAAGCAGGAGCCGTGCCGCACGTGTTGGGCGCGATATTTGTGCGGCGGCGGATGCCATCACGAGGTCATCGGCCGCGGCCGCGTCGCATGCGATTACATCCGGGGCTGGCTGCAATACTGCCTTCAGGCCTATGTGCGACTGCTCGAAGCGCGGCCTGACATGTTTCCACCCGGAAATTCCTTTCGAGACGCGGATGCGCTGCCGGCGGATGCGGTGACGAGCCAGCCATGA
- a CDS encoding FAD-dependent monooxygenase — protein MTGIPDSVDVLVVGGGPAGSATAARVARLGHSVCVVERGSNVWHRGFAQSLAPGALSVLETLGVRDEVKAVFPRSRGVTLLWGEDRPQYREFADAGGLEITRAGFDRILCSATQRSGAILLSPADVIDVRRALTRDWLARVALNDTRFDIRARIVVDAAGRRAKVPVERIRTSLPLIGILGLWRGSGIGEQSIVEAAADCWYWASARADSTTAAVFFDPRSGTLSEDGSLLERYRRLIANSRLLRGLSDATLMRVEAHDATSRHVGDPLEPGLIRVGECAVSLDPLSSQGIQAAITSGLQAAIVVNTWLRRPDCASAADAFYRNRHAETIQRSRDDGSRIYAEAARRYPTPFWQQRGALQSAPDKPAVETHGRPIPHPQARLRLASGVRVRSTPVVRDDLAVFAPAIVRSGTERPVAFLEGMPVGELAEELVTGAAATHLVKAWSERVGEMPALKVLAWMWQAGVIVESNAA, from the coding sequence ATGACTGGCATACCGGACTCGGTCGACGTGCTTGTGGTTGGGGGCGGGCCCGCAGGCTCCGCCACGGCGGCACGGGTCGCCCGGCTCGGCCACTCGGTTTGTGTGGTCGAGCGCGGCTCGAATGTCTGGCACCGCGGGTTTGCGCAATCGCTTGCACCCGGCGCGCTGTCGGTGCTGGAAACTCTTGGCGTGAGAGATGAAGTTAAGGCGGTGTTCCCGCGTTCCCGGGGTGTGACGCTGCTGTGGGGGGAAGACCGGCCTCAATATCGCGAGTTCGCGGATGCCGGCGGATTGGAAATCACGCGGGCAGGGTTCGACCGCATTCTTTGCAGTGCCACGCAGCGCTCGGGCGCCATCTTGCTGAGCCCTGCCGACGTGATTGACGTGCGACGCGCGCTCACCCGGGACTGGCTTGCTCGCGTCGCACTGAACGACACGCGGTTCGATATCCGGGCGCGGATTGTTGTCGACGCTGCGGGCCGGCGCGCGAAGGTGCCGGTTGAGCGGATAAGGACCTCATTGCCTCTGATCGGCATCCTGGGATTATGGCGCGGCAGCGGAATTGGCGAGCAGTCGATCGTGGAGGCCGCCGCAGACTGTTGGTACTGGGCGAGCGCGCGTGCTGACTCGACGACCGCGGCGGTGTTCTTTGATCCACGCTCTGGGACTTTGTCAGAGGACGGTTCCTTGCTCGAACGATATCGTCGGCTGATCGCGAACTCGCGGCTCCTGAGGGGCTTGTCGGACGCCACGTTGATGCGGGTCGAGGCCCACGATGCGACAAGCCGTCATGTGGGTGATCCGCTCGAACCGGGTCTGATCAGGGTCGGCGAATGTGCGGTCAGCCTGGATCCGTTGTCCTCGCAGGGCATCCAAGCCGCCATCACCAGCGGGCTGCAGGCGGCGATCGTCGTCAACACCTGGCTTCGGCGCCCCGATTGCGCGTCGGCGGCGGATGCTTTTTATCGAAACCGGCACGCCGAAACGATCCAGCGCAGCCGGGACGACGGCAGCCGGATATATGCCGAAGCGGCTCGCCGGTATCCAACTCCGTTCTGGCAGCAACGAGGTGCGCTCCAGAGCGCACCGGACAAGCCAGCTGTTGAGACGCACGGCCGGCCCATTCCCCACCCACAGGCGCGCCTGCGATTAGCGAGCGGAGTGCGGGTCAGGTCGACCCCAGTGGTGCGAGACGATCTCGCAGTGTTCGCGCCGGCTATCGTTCGATCAGGGACTGAGCGGCCCGTCGCGTTTCTCGAAGGCATGCCCGTGGGAGAACTCGCAGAGGAGCTGGTAACCGGCGCGGCTGCAACGCACCTGGTCAAGGCGTGGTCGGAGCGTGTCGGCGAGATGCCGGCGCTTAAAGTCTTGGCCTGGATGTGGCAGGCCGGAGTGATCGTGGAGAGTAATGCCGCTTAG
- a CDS encoding glycosyltransferase: MKVRDLIKDTIWLPNEARSSSPPPIVSVLWPSYRQEGDRLFLEAARSILDQTLTNFELIIIDDGTSGDADRSISDLMAADARVNCLRHPRNIGLPAVSEFEAFTRANGRYFAFGFDDFVFDQTALSRLVDAAEGLPGSVVHGFVEWFDEQGRQYFYGKDAVPQEGLKFYNFLGNSSFLVPRSVLDEVGLYDPHIAATRLSDWDLWRRIHRKYPIARVPVLVGREYGNTRPASLGKSYPLIEEAMQEYFNTDRDALLRPQHFADRDVWRLPSKPSSSLTTHIFTLRNFFKRTRDWAGELSPEAGLPSVASPTRPIIGIFGSLNLITPMIFDALHIFDEYSISYLYPHRDDSYLQCCLAQCSILIMAADPFNARSEYALNVCSLLNVPVYYLPDHAVSFASDGIDEFYSHDKEAVRTLLGRLAGSLCGSELIAHRLRKNWPDQVVYEVPLAFEPNRKEKLGRVKSKTDAALHIGVLEEQYSDTAPLAVTLRRLNNHSSIQVHYSVASPSPSILGSVVEDTPSCDEFLINWRQHRTDVLIATAKTGALSRSAILLIACYLEAVPIFTETCCEFGPEQGALTADGTAESYERALVLVSDPETRRQLVEALNRYCASTLTPYLTHTTLTKLLQNCATASTASHTSRLRALLMATSSHAAIVSEAALTLAYSDASGHCAEPPSISAAASRGGGAPLRTQNVFDVTLDRGGHHVFGIPAGTSIVRLLSEPHMAPGDNRKLGAAIASISIDGSPISLSDLSLVRGFHQNEGKFRWTDGEGILPILVRSIGSVLELEVVWASKEMAQAYGEATPHPQPPPPPSIIRRLTNKIRRVLARQKRV, encoded by the coding sequence ATGAAGGTGCGAGATCTGATCAAAGATACGATCTGGCTTCCCAATGAAGCTCGATCGTCGTCGCCGCCGCCAATCGTCTCTGTTCTATGGCCGAGCTATAGGCAGGAAGGGGATCGTCTGTTTCTCGAGGCGGCTCGCAGCATTCTCGACCAAACACTGACAAATTTCGAGCTCATTATCATTGATGACGGCACGTCGGGTGATGCTGACAGGTCCATCAGCGATTTGATGGCGGCAGACGCTCGAGTCAATTGCCTTCGTCACCCGCGAAACATCGGCCTGCCGGCAGTTTCTGAATTCGAGGCTTTCACCCGGGCAAATGGCAGATATTTTGCATTTGGCTTTGATGATTTCGTTTTTGATCAAACTGCGCTATCGCGTCTGGTGGATGCCGCCGAGGGCCTACCTGGATCTGTAGTGCATGGTTTTGTTGAATGGTTCGATGAGCAGGGTCGACAGTATTTCTACGGCAAGGATGCAGTGCCTCAAGAAGGTTTGAAGTTTTATAACTTCTTGGGCAACAGTAGCTTTCTTGTTCCCCGATCGGTGCTCGACGAGGTGGGCCTCTATGATCCCCATATTGCGGCAACGCGCCTTTCGGATTGGGATCTTTGGCGCCGAATTCATCGCAAGTATCCCATTGCTCGTGTACCCGTGCTTGTCGGTCGGGAATATGGAAACACTCGCCCAGCCAGTCTTGGTAAGAGCTACCCACTCATCGAAGAGGCGATGCAGGAATATTTCAACACTGATCGCGATGCTCTGCTCCGACCACAACATTTTGCTGATCGCGACGTTTGGCGACTCCCATCTAAACCATCCTCCTCGCTAACGACCCACATTTTTACTCTTCGGAATTTTTTCAAGAGAACACGCGATTGGGCGGGCGAGTTATCACCCGAAGCGGGCTTGCCCTCTGTTGCCTCTCCAACGCGACCAATTATCGGAATCTTTGGATCTCTAAACTTGATAACGCCTATGATTTTTGATGCCTTGCATATATTTGATGAATATAGTATCTCTTATTTATACCCTCACAGAGATGATAGCTATCTCCAGTGCTGCCTGGCGCAATGCAGCATATTGATAATGGCCGCAGATCCCTTCAATGCACGCAGCGAATACGCACTTAATGTATGCTCGCTTCTTAACGTGCCGGTCTATTACCTTCCCGATCATGCGGTAAGCTTTGCCTCTGACGGAATTGATGAGTTCTACTCACACGACAAGGAAGCAGTCAGAACGTTGCTTGGCAGACTCGCGGGGAGCTTGTGCGGCTCCGAACTAATTGCTCATCGTTTGCGCAAAAATTGGCCCGATCAAGTGGTCTATGAAGTTCCTTTAGCTTTTGAACCAAACAGAAAAGAGAAACTTGGAAGGGTCAAGTCAAAGACTGACGCGGCACTTCATATTGGGGTACTGGAGGAACAGTATTCCGATACAGCGCCACTCGCGGTTACGCTCCGACGGCTTAATAACCACAGCTCAATTCAGGTGCATTATTCTGTCGCATCACCTAGTCCTTCCATACTTGGCTCGGTTGTCGAGGACACGCCCTCATGTGACGAGTTTCTTATTAATTGGAGACAGCATCGCACTGACGTTCTTATTGCTACGGCAAAGACAGGAGCGCTCTCAAGAAGTGCGATATTGCTTATCGCATGCTACTTAGAGGCAGTCCCGATATTTACAGAAACTTGTTGTGAATTTGGACCGGAGCAAGGTGCACTGACGGCAGATGGAACTGCTGAGAGTTATGAACGTGCGCTTGTCCTTGTTAGCGATCCGGAGACTCGTCGGCAGCTTGTCGAAGCACTAAACCGTTATTGCGCAAGCACCCTAACACCATATCTTACGCACACGACCCTCACGAAACTGCTTCAAAATTGTGCGACGGCAAGTACTGCGTCTCACACGTCTCGACTCCGCGCGCTTCTGATGGCGACCTCTTCACACGCCGCAATCGTTAGTGAAGCCGCTCTGACGCTGGCCTATTCCGACGCGAGCGGGCATTGTGCGGAGCCGCCATCCATTAGTGCCGCGGCGTCACGAGGCGGTGGCGCGCCTTTGAGAACGCAGAACGTGTTCGATGTAACGCTGGATCGAGGGGGGCACCATGTGTTCGGCATACCGGCCGGCACATCCATAGTGCGGCTCTTATCCGAACCTCACATGGCACCGGGTGACAATCGTAAACTCGGTGCGGCAATTGCAAGTATTAGCATCGATGGGAGCCCGATTTCGCTTTCCGATCTGTCTCTAGTGCGCGGTTTTCATCAGAACGAGGGCAAGTTCCGCTGGACTGATGGGGAAGGAATCCTACCGATCCTTGTTCGTAGTATAGGGAGTGTCCTTGAACTCGAGGTGGTTTGGGCGTCCAAGGAGATGGCCCAGGCGTACGGCGAGGCCACCCCGCATCCGCAGCCACCCCCGCCCCCATCCATCATCCGGAGACTCACAAACAAGATCAGACGTGTCTTGGCGCGTCAGAAGAGGGTTTAG
- a CDS encoding GNAT family N-acetyltransferase yields MVDRERLVADLKAGDGNPWSLPIMDRSSRLVGTLRPITYELASDANVVDALYRWRQAHMQAFLTRFTPSPTSTRKYLVSHSLPDSQRVLFLIDDLTGKHVGHVGLCNITAGSVEVDNVIRGEAVGTPDFIVDAQKALLRWTFSELDVPLAYLNVLGGNLPAIRCYTKIGFVTTTTTPLTREEIHGGHRLVPSSEAATGPSEGLLVRMELTRESFNKDFPVRRRIR; encoded by the coding sequence ATGGTCGACCGGGAACGCCTCGTCGCAGATTTAAAGGCGGGCGATGGCAATCCTTGGTCCTTGCCCATCATGGACAGGTCAAGTCGCCTCGTTGGAACACTTCGACCAATCACTTATGAGTTGGCAAGTGACGCGAACGTCGTGGATGCACTCTATCGCTGGCGCCAGGCGCATATGCAGGCGTTTCTTACGCGCTTCACGCCCTCGCCCACCTCTACACGAAAGTACCTCGTTTCTCACTCCCTTCCCGACAGCCAACGTGTGTTATTTTTAATTGATGACTTGACGGGGAAGCATGTCGGACATGTCGGTCTATGCAATATAACTGCCGGAAGCGTCGAAGTTGACAACGTCATCCGTGGGGAAGCGGTTGGCACTCCAGACTTCATAGTCGATGCGCAGAAGGCGCTTCTCAGATGGACTTTTTCGGAACTCGATGTGCCGTTGGCATACCTCAACGTGCTTGGTGGAAATCTGCCAGCAATCCGGTGCTATACAAAAATCGGCTTTGTAACGACAACGACAACGCCGCTCACTCGAGAAGAAATCCACGGAGGGCACCGGCTGGTCCCTTCTTCGGAAGCCGCAACTGGCCCATCCGAAGGACTCCTTGTGCGGATGGAACTCACACGTGAGTCATTCAATAAGGATTTTCCAGTCCGACGTCGGATTCGGTAG
- a CDS encoding DegT/DnrJ/EryC1/StrS family aminotransferase: protein MNVQLFLPTFAIEECLAEIRECLEKGWTGLGYKTLEFEKAWCEYTRLPHAHFLNSATSGLHLAVNAFKEADGWKEGDEIITSPITFVSTNHVILYERLTPIFADVDQYLCLDPEDVERKITPRTRAVLFVGMGGNTGQLERVEALCREHGLRLIIDAAHMAGTRLHNKTPVGDAAVFSFQAVKTLPTADAGMICFADAEYDELARKKSWLGINKDTYSRTLDTGAYRWLYDVEHVGFKYHGNSIMAAIGLVQLRYLDRDTAYRRQVCGWYDSGFGESNRIDVVRTAPGCESSRHLYQIHVDNRDEMILALNECGIYPGVHYRDNREYRMFRQQRDTCPNATRTSKRVMSLPLHMRLTRKDVDSVVDRIHAYAR, encoded by the coding sequence ATGAACGTGCAGCTCTTTCTTCCAACCTTTGCCATCGAGGAATGTCTTGCAGAGATCCGCGAGTGTTTGGAGAAGGGATGGACAGGTCTTGGCTACAAGACTTTAGAGTTTGAGAAGGCTTGGTGCGAATACACGCGCCTCCCGCACGCCCATTTTTTGAACTCTGCAACCAGCGGCTTGCATCTTGCGGTGAACGCCTTCAAGGAAGCCGACGGCTGGAAGGAGGGTGACGAGATCATCACGTCGCCGATCACCTTTGTGTCAACTAACCACGTCATCCTGTATGAACGACTCACACCCATCTTCGCGGACGTGGATCAGTATCTCTGTCTTGATCCAGAGGACGTAGAACGGAAGATCACCCCTCGTACGCGGGCGGTCTTGTTCGTCGGCATGGGGGGTAACACGGGCCAACTTGAACGCGTTGAGGCTCTGTGCCGCGAACACGGCCTCCGCCTCATTATTGACGCCGCGCATATGGCTGGGACCCGCCTTCATAATAAGACGCCTGTCGGGGATGCTGCGGTGTTCTCGTTTCAAGCCGTGAAGACACTACCCACCGCAGACGCCGGAATGATCTGCTTTGCCGATGCGGAGTACGACGAGCTAGCTCGAAAAAAATCGTGGCTGGGTATCAACAAGGACACTTATTCGCGGACTTTGGATACTGGCGCGTACCGCTGGCTCTATGATGTCGAACATGTAGGGTTCAAGTATCACGGAAACTCGATCATGGCAGCGATTGGACTTGTGCAATTGCGTTATCTCGACCGCGACACGGCCTATCGCAGGCAGGTCTGTGGCTGGTACGATTCGGGATTTGGCGAAAGTAATCGCATAGATGTCGTCCGCACTGCACCTGGCTGCGAATCTTCGCGACACCTATATCAGATCCATGTCGACAATCGTGACGAGATGATTCTCGCGTTGAATGAATGCGGCATTTATCCAGGAGTACACTATCGCGACAACCGCGAATACCGAATGTTCCGGCAGCAGCGTGACACTTGCCCCAATGCTACTCGAACGAGCAAGCGTGTCATGTCGCTCCCATTACACATGCGCTTGACGCGCAAAGACGTGGACTCTGTCGTCGACCGAATTCATGCCTACGCCCGTTGA
- a CDS encoding glycosyltransferase: protein MKVDDIVSGARLISAGRTYHVPKVSIITPTYCRNSEGLLAKCLDSAMAQTFEDFELIVVDDGSSDGSEFTIRDAAFRDDRIVYLRHDRNSGLPAVRTNEGVMRARGEAIAFLFDDNIYQADFIETAWDALQRSGADVVHANVHMFAKEGKDFILGGWPLTLELLRNLNTIPNGGVMVRRSFFERFGMYDPHILMRRVCDWDLWLRALALGAKFCHVDQTGAVEYGLVSENSIGNTVAWDVKVAYGYMLDEARFADRARRLSPDAIANYDVLDPTRICKYVRNAREWSQLTDAVYKPFLARHSTNGFDPTFPGNRAASIDAMQGWNADWSLIANRRRYLVVSNSINAWASTWLRVLRQQSGTIVVNCPEWQLAAFAPESVDLLVLLDCTAAFIKTQLEAFRAASVPILYVLGYGEHVSNAASATVMSRHFANNPHIRSLLGPEFYFPQSGISFDSNQREGAKSLAHMAYATVSADKNSDRFGISDVIAFPFTEVVGPTATTASLASYQIAYGAETADADEVVALPQTTLTARSGTSVRSSWEGLGALAECRPQSRITVDADVVSEAPLAERVGLAAIVEQRGIALNTSEDLLQEMSDECPTADGWQGWIANLALSTQLARHLASIRRVPATRPNVGIFLNSEMFSGSEIYGLMLARSLVQVGCRVQVLIPEESVYGIDSDAGRLNAWLSHHGLPPAQPAPYRPGSVFFAVGETERSTLANRVAAFLGEKAFDVLICAGFMPVIAAAPDVESPLFMALFQPSAYKQAELACLRGRISGLISDSVWSFGAHRRLLGGPGAVVRAMLPVDPGSEARPKTPRTTGNIRLAMGGTLQPRKRQLEAIEAVRILRDRGVPVELNIYGYALGMLDGYVRQINETIRTENLGGLVRTHGLVMTHEMARDNDIVLMASTDESLPQTLAEMMRLGLIGVAGLSGGIDELIEDRVSGYLTSDLSPRGLADVLARAIADRRRWPDIATAARKRLDAEYSIVGNTSALLNLLIDGAQIESSPFGRLGRFSS, encoded by the coding sequence ATGAAAGTTGACGATATCGTTTCCGGCGCGCGGCTCATCTCTGCGGGCCGTACTTACCACGTGCCCAAGGTTAGCATCATTACGCCGACCTACTGCCGAAATTCGGAAGGGCTGCTGGCCAAGTGTCTCGATTCGGCAATGGCGCAGACCTTCGAGGACTTTGAACTAATTGTTGTTGACGACGGATCATCGGACGGATCGGAATTTACGATTCGCGATGCTGCATTTCGCGATGACCGAATCGTCTACCTGCGCCACGATCGCAATAGCGGCCTCCCGGCGGTACGGACCAACGAAGGCGTGATGCGCGCGCGGGGCGAGGCTATCGCCTTCTTGTTTGATGATAACATCTATCAGGCTGACTTCATCGAAACGGCATGGGATGCGCTGCAACGAAGCGGCGCCGATGTCGTTCACGCCAACGTTCATATGTTTGCTAAGGAAGGCAAGGATTTCATCCTGGGCGGATGGCCGCTTACCCTCGAGCTGCTGCGCAATTTGAATACTATTCCAAATGGCGGTGTCATGGTCCGCCGTTCTTTCTTCGAACGTTTTGGAATGTACGATCCGCATATCTTGATGCGGCGCGTCTGCGACTGGGATCTTTGGCTACGCGCGTTAGCCCTTGGAGCCAAGTTCTGCCACGTCGATCAGACCGGCGCGGTCGAGTACGGACTCGTATCGGAGAACTCGATCGGCAATACCGTCGCCTGGGATGTAAAAGTCGCCTATGGGTACATGCTGGATGAAGCTCGCTTTGCCGACCGTGCGCGACGGCTCTCACCTGATGCGATCGCGAATTATGATGTCCTCGATCCGACGCGCATTTGCAAATATGTACGGAACGCTCGCGAATGGTCACAACTGACAGACGCGGTCTACAAACCGTTCCTGGCGCGTCACAGCACAAACGGGTTCGATCCGACGTTCCCCGGCAATCGAGCTGCTTCTATCGATGCAATGCAGGGATGGAATGCCGACTGGTCGCTGATTGCCAATCGCCGCCGCTATCTCGTAGTCAGCAACAGCATCAATGCTTGGGCATCGACTTGGTTGCGAGTATTAAGGCAGCAGTCAGGGACCATCGTCGTCAATTGTCCTGAATGGCAGCTTGCAGCCTTTGCGCCGGAGAGCGTTGACCTTCTCGTATTGCTAGATTGCACCGCTGCGTTCATTAAAACACAGCTTGAGGCCTTTCGTGCCGCATCGGTCCCCATTCTTTACGTCTTAGGTTACGGTGAGCACGTCTCCAACGCGGCGTCTGCAACGGTTATGAGCCGGCACTTTGCGAACAACCCGCATATCAGGAGTCTTCTCGGCCCCGAATTTTATTTTCCGCAGTCGGGAATCTCTTTCGATTCCAACCAGCGCGAAGGGGCAAAATCGCTTGCCCACATGGCGTACGCGACCGTTTCCGCTGACAAGAATAGTGATCGATTCGGCATCTCGGATGTTATTGCCTTTCCTTTCACCGAAGTGGTCGGGCCCACTGCCACGACGGCATCCTTGGCTTCCTATCAAATTGCCTATGGCGCCGAAACGGCAGACGCCGATGAAGTGGTGGCGTTGCCCCAAACGACGTTGACCGCACGGAGTGGGACGTCGGTCCGGTCCTCTTGGGAAGGCTTAGGTGCACTTGCCGAGTGCCGCCCGCAATCACGCATCACAGTGGACGCGGATGTCGTGTCAGAAGCGCCCCTGGCCGAACGTGTCGGACTTGCGGCGATCGTTGAACAGCGAGGGATCGCGCTAAATACGAGCGAAGACCTGCTTCAAGAAATGAGTGACGAGTGTCCGACGGCCGATGGCTGGCAAGGCTGGATCGCAAACCTCGCATTGTCCACTCAGCTTGCGCGGCATCTCGCCAGTATACGACGGGTGCCGGCAACGCGGCCAAACGTAGGTATCTTTCTCAATAGCGAAATGTTCTCGGGATCTGAGATCTATGGTTTGATGCTGGCGCGCAGCCTCGTGCAAGTCGGTTGTCGTGTGCAGGTTCTGATACCAGAAGAGAGCGTCTACGGTATTGATTCCGATGCCGGTCGGTTGAACGCCTGGCTTTCTCATCACGGCCTTCCGCCAGCGCAGCCCGCGCCGTATCGGCCTGGCTCAGTGTTCTTTGCTGTGGGGGAGACCGAACGATCCACCCTGGCTAATCGAGTTGCGGCATTCCTGGGCGAAAAAGCATTTGATGTGTTGATCTGCGCGGGATTCATGCCGGTCATTGCGGCGGCGCCTGATGTTGAAAGCCCTCTGTTCATGGCGCTGTTTCAGCCTTCGGCTTACAAGCAGGCGGAGCTCGCCTGTCTCAGAGGCCGCATCAGCGGGCTCATATCGGACTCTGTTTGGTCGTTCGGTGCGCATCGGCGGCTTCTCGGCGGTCCGGGCGCCGTCGTGCGCGCGATGCTACCAGTCGATCCAGGATCTGAGGCGCGGCCGAAGACTCCGCGGACGACTGGCAACATTCGTCTCGCAATGGGGGGGACACTGCAGCCGCGCAAGCGGCAGCTCGAGGCGATCGAAGCGGTTCGAATCCTGCGGGATCGCGGCGTGCCGGTCGAGCTCAATATCTACGGCTATGCGCTTGGCATGCTGGATGGGTATGTGCGCCAAATCAATGAAACTATTCGCACGGAAAATCTTGGCGGTCTCGTTCGAACTCACGGGCTGGTCATGACGCATGAAATGGCCCGCGACAACGACATCGTGCTCATGGCGTCGACAGACGAAAGCCTACCGCAGACCTTGGCCGAGATGATGCGGCTCGGTTTGATTGGTGTCGCGGGATTGAGTGGCGGCATTGACGAGCTGATCGAGGACCGGGTTAGCGGTTATCTCACATCAGACCTCTCACCGCGCGGTCTCGCTGATGTGTTGGCTCGGGCGATCGCAGACCGTCGCCGCTGGCCCGATATCGCGACAGCCGCCCGGAAGCGCCTTGATGCCGAGTATTCGATCGTGGGCAACACGAGCGCCTTGCTAAATTTGCTGATCGATGGAGCGCAGATCGAAAGCTCGCCTTTCGGAAGGCTCGGACGCTTCTCGAGCTGA